In Bacteroidota bacterium, the sequence GCCGATGGAAGTTAAGGTATCATCGGCTTCCGACACGTCTCTTTTCAATATCATTATAGACAAGGATTCGCACACTTACTATTTTGATTTAAAAACTCAAACACTAAATGTTGAGTTAGATCCAAATAATTGGGTTTTTAAAAACCTGATTAAGGAAGATTGAATATGGAAAAGAAAAATTGGTAATAAAGTCCTTTTTGGATATATTACCAGCAACATAGATAGCATTTGATTTTGATTATTAGTAGTTTGATTTACCGAATATAATTTAATTTATATCCTGAGCTTTTAACAATAGGAGGTTTCAATGAAACAGTTAAGTAGTCTCATTTTGGCTATTGTAATGATTTGTTCAATTACAGGCAACTTGAAAAGTGGTATCGATCCACAACAACCAAAAGCTTTTTTCGATTTCAAAAAACAATCTTCTCCTGAATTACAATTAATTTTCGACCGAAAAAAAATTGATGTAAACCGCATCTCAGCCTGGTTCAGAAACGACGGCGAGTTTTTTAGCGACCACGCAACGACTGGTCCGGGCTTTGAGTGGCCAAAAGGAAGTAGGATACATGCTATCTTCTCGTCTGGTTTATGGGTGGGCGCAAAAGTTCAAACCGATACAGGAAAAGAAATCCGCGTTGCAACGGTTGGTCATTTCGGTTCAGAGTATCGCCCCGGTCGTATTATGCCTGACGGTTCTGCAGAAGATTTTACACTTCCCCATTTAAGAATTTACCAGGTCCGTCCATTGCTCGATTTACCAACTTCGACTCCCGATTATGCTGATTGGCCCGTTAATCAAGGTGCGCCGTGGATTGATATAGATGCTAACGGAATTTGGAATCCAAATATAGATAAAATCGGTATCAATTGGCCCTCTGGTCCTGAATATCCTGCTATGATTCAATTTTATGTGTATAATGATGCTCATGCTAATTTTCATACTTGGATTTGGGGTCGCTCAAAACCTCTCGGTGTTGAAGTCAGGCAAACTAATTGGGCTTATCAAAGTGGGATTGGTGATATACTTTTCATAAGATTTCAAATCTATAACAAAAGTTCAAACACACTCGATAGTACGTATTTTACACTCTGGTCAGATCCGGATTTAGGTGATGCTTTTGACGATTATGTTGGATGCGATACCACAAGTGATTATAGAGGCAAACCACATAATTTAGGTTATGCATACAACGGGACTAACACTGATGGACCTATAGGTTATGGAACCGCACCCCCCGCCGTTGGTTTTAAACTGATGCAAGGACCTCTCATCCAAGGTAGTTTCAACGACACAGCTATCGCATTTGGTAAAAAATGGGCAGGGTTTAAAAACGGCAGAATATCTTCTTTCAACTTTTATTGCGGTCCCGGTCAAGGCGGTTGTACAAATCCGGATTGGTACGACCCATCATTATTTGGACAAACTTATAATATTATGAAGGGTTTAACTCGAACCGGCAAACCTCAAATCGACTGTAACGGTGATACTACAAAATTTGTATTTGCCGGCGATCCTGTAACGGGTACGGGTTGTTTGAATAGTCATCTTCTACAACCGTCCGATATTAGATTTACAATGCCAACCGGTCCTTTAACACTTGCACCGGGAGACTCACAAGAAGTAATTTATGCAGTCATTATCGACAGAGGTGCCAATAATTTGAACAGCATTACACGGCTCAGAATTTTATCTGAAAGGGTGAATCTCGCTTATGAAAACAGTTTTAAAAATATTCCGTTTGCATCTTTATTATCTCCAAATATATACTCTCCTCCTTTTTTAATAAATGCTTTTGTAAAAGATGCTATACAAGTAGTTGCCACTCTTACCAGCCAGACAGGAACAATTTTAGGAACCGCTACTCTTTATGACGATGGCTTGCACAACGATAGTTCAGCCAACGATAATATTTGGGGAAACTGGCTACACTCGAATGTGGATAGTGCAGGAGCGATGTTGAGTTTGTCAATTACTTATTCTAATAATCAAACGTTGGAATGGCGAAATTTATTAACCGGAATTCCAACCATAGGTAAAATTAAAATTGATGATTTTCAAATTTCAGCCGATCATATTAATAATGATGGTATTCCAAACCCTGGTGAAAATATCAGGTTTACATTAAAACTAATAAATTTCACAAATTTTAATTTAAATATCTGGAACATTAATGAATACAAGGTTGAAAGTCCGCATATTTCACAGGTCAATCTTCCTAGAAGTTCAGTAGTTAATATACCATCCAACAGTATATCCAATTGGTTTCCGGACAACTATTATTCCTTAAACATTGACAAAAATACTCCGACACCGCATATCGCAAAAATCATTTTCCAATTTAATGATGACAAAGAAAATTACTGGTTCGATACTCTTAAATTTACGGTGCAAGAATTTACATTTCCTCCAATCGACACACTCCCTTTGCACAGTAGCGGATATTCAGAAGGAACTTTTAGAATCTGTTTAGTTGATTACAGTCAGCTAAAAGATAATTATTACAAAATCAATATCAATAAACCTTCGCAAGATAACATCACTTTTAATTTGATAAACACACAAACCAATGATTCGTTATTAAAAAAACATGAACTTCCTGAACCGTTGTACGGACATAATATACCGGTTACTGATGGATTTAGAATTAGGAGGGGAAATTTTACAACATTATCAGGAGCTAAAAAATGGGATTATTTACCACTTTCTAACAAATGGTTTACAGGTGTTAACGGATATTCTACTCGTATGGACGTTCTTTGTGGTTATCGGGGTTTCATCACGTATCCTAGAATAGGACGATTTGTCGATTTGGTCAGTTCCGTACCCGCCGATTCATTAAGAATCGTTGAATTAAGATTTAGTGACAACAATACTCAAAAAGCTTACAGGTGTATTGATGGATTAAGTATTCGACCACCGAGGGGAATAATCCATCCTGAATTCCGACCATTTGTGATTACGGACTCAGTTGGATATGGATATTGGTATCAGGATTACGAAATGTACCCATTAGGTAATTCGGCATTAGGCAGAACAGTTCCGTTTACAGTTTGGGAAATAAATAATAAAACAGGACAGGAAAGACAACTCGATGTTGCGATTATTGAACGTAATGACACTCTGTACAGGAAGATACTCGGTTCTGATGGGAATGATTCTCTCGTCTATATCTACCGTGGTAACATTGATGGAAAATGGAATCCTTCGCCATTAAATAATTCTGATAGCCAACCAGGAGATGAAGTAATATTAATATTAAATACAACTTATTCAGATTCACCGAAAACAGACTATACTGTTCAAGGTAATTGGTACAGTCGTCAATATCAATATAAATATGCTGTTTGGATGAGACGAATGAATGTTGGTTCGACATATACAGATGGTGATGTCCTCGAAATAACGCCTTACTTCCCTCTCACTGCGAATGATGTATTCGAATTCAATCCTTTAAAGTTGTTATCTGTTAAAAATACAAAAGAAGTTCCAGACAGGTTTGCTCTTTACAACAACTATCCAAACCCGTTCAACCCGCAAACAACTATTCGTTATGAAATACCAGTTGGCGGTAGAGTAGTTTTAGAAATTTACAATCTTCTCGGTCAGAAAGTCAGAACATTGCTTAACGAAGAAAAACCTGCCGGGAGGTATTCAAGTGTTTGGGATGGCAAAAATGATAATGGTAACTTTATATCTTCAGGAGTATATTTATACAGACTTGTGGTGAGTTCATCGGGCCCATTGAGAAGCGAGAATTATACAACAACCAAAAAGATGGTTTTAATCCGATAACTTCACATATTTTTTAACTTATGTTATGGAGGATGATTCGTCACCCTCCTTTTTATTATTTGAAGATTATCGCTTATTCATTTATATTTGATTAAATTTTTAACGAAGAATCTAAATGTATAAAATACTTGTCATCAACCCCGGCTCGACATCCACAAAAATTGCCATTTTCAACGATAAGGAAATGGTTTTAGCCGAAACTTTAAAACACTCGGCTGAAGAAATAAAAACTCATCCAAAAATCTGGAATCAATTCGATTTCAGGTTTAGCGCAATTGATAAATGGCTGCATCAAAACAAAATCAATCTAAAAGAATTGAACGCAGTTGTAACATTGGGCGGATTATTCCGCTCGCTCGAAGGTGGTGTGTATGAAGTGAATGATAAAATGCTTGTTGACGCTCGTGCAAACTTGCAAGGCGAACACGCCTCGAACCTCGGCTGTGCACTTGCCTATTCAATCGCAGTAGAAGCTCATTGCAAAGCTTATGTCGTTGACCCTGTATCGGTAGATGAGTTTGAACCACTGGCAAGATATTCCGGTCACCCTGAAATTACACGGCGAAGTCTTTCGCACGCTTTAAGTTTGCACGAAGCAGCACGCAATGCAGCGGAACAATTACATCTCAAGTATGAATCGTCATCATTCGTGATCGCACATACCGGCGGCGGAATTTCAGTAGCGCCTATCCGAAACGGAAAAATTATTGATGTGAATGATGCATCGAGTGACGGGCCTTTTTCACCAGAGAGAACAGGCGGACTCCCGCTGCAACCATTCATCACGTTAGCCTACTCAGGAAAGTATTCGGAGCAAGAACTACGCAAGTTCGTAATGGGCAACGGCGGCTTGGTCGCATATTTAAGAACGAACAGTGCTGAAGAAATTGAAAAACGAATTGCAGATGGTGATGCTAAAGCCAAAGAAGTATTTGAAGCAATGGCTTACCAGATCGCCAAAGAAATTGGCGCTATGGCAACTGTACTGAAAGGAAAAGTGGATGCAATTGTTATTACCGGCGGACTCGCAAAATCGAAAATGCTGACCGATTGGATTGTTGAACGTGTGAAGTTCATCGCAGAAGTTTTAATATTCCGCGGAGACGACGAGATGAAAGCATTAGCGAAAGCTGCATTGCGGGTTTTGGATGGACGTGAGATAGCAAAACAATATTGAGAAATCATAAATTGCATGATAAAGAACTTTAAAGATTTTTTAACATACGCTCTCTCGATAAAGGGCAAATCTATCGTGGTTGTTCAACCGCATAACGAAGAGACACTCTCTGCCGTCGTCGAAACCGCAAAGATGAATTTAGCTGAATTCCATTTGGTCGGAACTGAATCTATTATCCGGCAAACGCTCAACTCGTTAGGTAGTTCGCTTCAATTTCATTTTTACAATGAAGTTGATACTGAAAAATCCATATTAAAATCTTTCGAACTCATCCACAACAAAACGTGCGATATCCTGATGAAGGGTTCGGTGGATACTTCGACTTTGATGAAATCGGTTTTCGACCCTGCAAACAATTTACGTTCAGGAAAACTTTTCAGCGATGTATTCATTTTTGAGACACATAAAGAAAATAAATTACTGATGATAACCGATGGCGGGCTTAATTTATCACCGAATCTTGATGAAAAAATTTCAATCATACAGAATGCTATAAAAGTTGCCCACGCATTAGGGAACACGAATCCAAAAGTGGCTTTATTGTCGGCATCCGAAAAAGTTAATCCGAAACTACAATCATCTGTTGATGCGGCTGAAATTACGAAGCTGAACCGTGATTGGAAAATAACGGGATGTGTAATCGAGGGACCGATGGCGTTAGATGTTTGCGTTAGTGAACAAGCCGCCGCTGAAAAAAATATCCGCACCGAAGTTGCCGGTAAAGCCGACATTATTGTAGCTCCGAACATCGAAGCAGCCAACAGTTTGGCAAAAAGCACGCAATACTTTGCCGGATTGCCGCACGCGCAGGTAATAGTAGGGGGTAAAATTCCGATACTCATCCCATCGCGTGCAGATAAATGCGAAGAAAAAGTCAGGACAATTGCTTTAGGTGTTATAATGAGTTCTGCGAATAATTAAATCAAAGTTTTTAAAATTTCCCGATAATCCGATTTATTGTTCATATTAAGAAAAACATTCTTGTTATAGGCAGCGTGGTTTTCGATGCTAATTATTTCAGCTCCTGCCTTCTCAATCAATGTTAATAAATTATTTTCTTTGTTCTTCAAATTTTCTGACTTTTGATTTTCGGAAAGAATTTTTTCTACAAAATCAATACAACGTTTCTGATAAACAGCCGCAAGTGTTTGAACGAATCCCTCCGTTTTAGAAACCGTGATCGGTTTGCTCGTTTCATAATTAATTATATAAACGACAATTTCTTTTTTCATTAACAACAAATCGCAGGAGAGTATAAAATTTTTCTTGGTTGTTGAATTCAGCAATCCTGAATGTATCCCCGCAAGCGGTCCCATATTT encodes:
- a CDS encoding FlgD immunoglobulin-like domain containing protein, with amino-acid sequence MKQLSSLILAIVMICSITGNLKSGIDPQQPKAFFDFKKQSSPELQLIFDRKKIDVNRISAWFRNDGEFFSDHATTGPGFEWPKGSRIHAIFSSGLWVGAKVQTDTGKEIRVATVGHFGSEYRPGRIMPDGSAEDFTLPHLRIYQVRPLLDLPTSTPDYADWPVNQGAPWIDIDANGIWNPNIDKIGINWPSGPEYPAMIQFYVYNDAHANFHTWIWGRSKPLGVEVRQTNWAYQSGIGDILFIRFQIYNKSSNTLDSTYFTLWSDPDLGDAFDDYVGCDTTSDYRGKPHNLGYAYNGTNTDGPIGYGTAPPAVGFKLMQGPLIQGSFNDTAIAFGKKWAGFKNGRISSFNFYCGPGQGGCTNPDWYDPSLFGQTYNIMKGLTRTGKPQIDCNGDTTKFVFAGDPVTGTGCLNSHLLQPSDIRFTMPTGPLTLAPGDSQEVIYAVIIDRGANNLNSITRLRILSERVNLAYENSFKNIPFASLLSPNIYSPPFLINAFVKDAIQVVATLTSQTGTILGTATLYDDGLHNDSSANDNIWGNWLHSNVDSAGAMLSLSITYSNNQTLEWRNLLTGIPTIGKIKIDDFQISADHINNDGIPNPGENIRFTLKLINFTNFNLNIWNINEYKVESPHISQVNLPRSSVVNIPSNSISNWFPDNYYSLNIDKNTPTPHIAKIIFQFNDDKENYWFDTLKFTVQEFTFPPIDTLPLHSSGYSEGTFRICLVDYSQLKDNYYKININKPSQDNITFNLINTQTNDSLLKKHELPEPLYGHNIPVTDGFRIRRGNFTTLSGAKKWDYLPLSNKWFTGVNGYSTRMDVLCGYRGFITYPRIGRFVDLVSSVPADSLRIVELRFSDNNTQKAYRCIDGLSIRPPRGIIHPEFRPFVITDSVGYGYWYQDYEMYPLGNSALGRTVPFTVWEINNKTGQERQLDVAIIERNDTLYRKILGSDGNDSLVYIYRGNIDGKWNPSPLNNSDSQPGDEVILILNTTYSDSPKTDYTVQGNWYSRQYQYKYAVWMRRMNVGSTYTDGDVLEITPYFPLTANDVFEFNPLKLLSVKNTKEVPDRFALYNNYPNPFNPQTTIRYEIPVGGRVVLEIYNLLGQKVRTLLNEEKPAGRYSSVWDGKNDNGNFISSGVYLYRLVVSSSGPLRSENYTTTKKMVLIR
- the buk gene encoding butyrate kinase, yielding MYKILVINPGSTSTKIAIFNDKEMVLAETLKHSAEEIKTHPKIWNQFDFRFSAIDKWLHQNKINLKELNAVVTLGGLFRSLEGGVYEVNDKMLVDARANLQGEHASNLGCALAYSIAVEAHCKAYVVDPVSVDEFEPLARYSGHPEITRRSLSHALSLHEAARNAAEQLHLKYESSSFVIAHTGGGISVAPIRNGKIIDVNDASSDGPFSPERTGGLPLQPFITLAYSGKYSEQELRKFVMGNGGLVAYLRTNSAEEIEKRIADGDAKAKEVFEAMAYQIAKEIGAMATVLKGKVDAIVITGGLAKSKMLTDWIVERVKFIAEVLIFRGDDEMKALAKAALRVLDGREIAKQY
- a CDS encoding phosphate acyltransferase, with protein sequence MIKNFKDFLTYALSIKGKSIVVVQPHNEETLSAVVETAKMNLAEFHLVGTESIIRQTLNSLGSSLQFHFYNEVDTEKSILKSFELIHNKTCDILMKGSVDTSTLMKSVFDPANNLRSGKLFSDVFIFETHKENKLLMITDGGLNLSPNLDEKISIIQNAIKVAHALGNTNPKVALLSASEKVNPKLQSSVDAAEITKLNRDWKITGCVIEGPMALDVCVSEQAAAEKNIRTEVAGKADIIVAPNIEAANSLAKSTQYFAGLPHAQVIVGGKIPILIPSRADKCEEKVRTIALGVIMSSANN
- a CDS encoding molybdenum cofactor guanylyltransferase, producing the protein MYRDVTGIILAGGRSTRMGENKAFLKIGNLTAIEVVRNFMQSLFTNVILITNSPAEYSFLGLDTHEDIYKNMGPLAGIHSGLLNSTTKKNFILSCDLLLMKKEIVVYIINYETSKPITVSKTEGFVQTLAAVYQKRCIDFVEKILSENQKSENLKNKENNLLTLIEKAGAEIISIENHAAYNKNVFLNMNNKSDYREILKTLI